Proteins from one Hydrogenophaga sp. SL48 genomic window:
- the earP gene encoding elongation factor P maturation arginine rhamnosyltransferase EarP — translation MPAAASRPDPIPHLTWDVFCHVVDNLGDIGVCWRFCADLAARGQTVRLWVDEPGDLGWMVPGALEGHVVGVQVLHWTAPLAPGLLANLPLSDVWIETFGCHPPPEALEHRANAIAAGGREPVWVNLEYMSAESYVERSHRLPSLVSFGPMRGVGKWFFYPGFTPATGGLLRENDLAARQSAFDSNAWLASRGLPHTDRSRASLFCYEPAALPAVLQQSGDAACDWLVTAGRAGDAVANALAQGLDTGLAALHRLPRLTQRDYDHLLWSCDLNFVRGEDSLVRALWAGKPFVWHIYPQHDNAHHAKLDAFLDWLQAPASLREMHHAWNGMASPAKVWPGWAVVGDWTDCVMAARARLLTQPSLSEQLLEFVLEKR, via the coding sequence ATGCCCGCCGCCGCCTCACGCCCCGACCCCATTCCCCACCTGACCTGGGACGTGTTCTGCCACGTCGTCGACAACCTGGGCGACATCGGCGTCTGCTGGCGCTTCTGCGCCGACCTCGCCGCGCGCGGGCAGACGGTGCGCTTGTGGGTCGACGAACCGGGTGACCTGGGCTGGATGGTGCCCGGTGCGCTCGAAGGCCATGTGGTGGGCGTGCAAGTACTGCACTGGACCGCGCCGCTGGCGCCGGGCCTGCTGGCGAACCTCCCGTTGTCCGACGTCTGGATCGAAACCTTCGGCTGCCACCCGCCGCCCGAAGCGCTGGAGCACCGGGCCAACGCCATCGCGGCCGGAGGACGGGAGCCCGTCTGGGTCAACCTGGAATACATGAGCGCCGAGTCCTACGTGGAACGCTCGCACCGCCTGCCCTCGCTGGTGTCTTTCGGGCCGATGCGCGGCGTGGGCAAGTGGTTTTTCTACCCCGGCTTCACACCCGCCACCGGTGGGCTGCTGAGGGAAAACGACCTGGCTGCCCGGCAAAGCGCTTTCGACAGCAACGCGTGGCTGGCGTCGCGCGGCCTGCCCCACACCGACCGATCGCGCGCCAGCCTCTTCTGCTACGAGCCCGCCGCCCTGCCCGCTGTGCTGCAGCAGTCGGGTGACGCTGCCTGCGACTGGCTGGTCACCGCCGGCCGCGCGGGCGACGCCGTGGCCAACGCCCTGGCCCAGGGGTTGGACACCGGCCTCGCCGCCCTGCACCGCCTGCCGCGCCTGACCCAGCGCGACTACGACCACCTGCTGTGGAGTTGCGACCTCAATTTCGTGCGCGGCGAAGACTCGCTGGTGCGCGCGCTCTGGGCGGGCAAGCCCTTCGTCTGGCACATCTACCCGCAGCACGACAACGCCCACCACGCCAAGCTCGACGCTTTCCTGGACTGGCTGCAAGCGCCGGCCTCGCTGCGAGAGATGCACCACGCCTGGAACGGCATGGCCTCTCCGGCCAAGGTGTGGCCCGGATGGGCCGTGGTTGGCGACTGGACCGACTGCGTGATGGCCGCGCGGGCGCGCCTGCTGACCCAGCCGTCATTGAGCGAACAGCTGCTCGAATTCGTGCTGGAAAAGCGATAA
- the efp gene encoding elongation factor P yields the protein MKIAQELRAGNVIMHGKDPMIVLKTEYARGGRGAATVRLKLKALLNNMATEVVCRADDKMDQIILDKKECTYSYFADPMYVCMDSEYNQYEVEAENMGDALNYLEDGMTVEVVFYDGKAISVELPTSVERVITWTEPAVKGDTSGKVLKPAKIATGFEVAVPLFVAQDDKIEIDTRTGEYRKRV from the coding sequence ATGAAAATCGCCCAAGAACTGCGCGCCGGCAACGTGATCATGCATGGCAAGGACCCGATGATCGTCCTGAAGACCGAGTACGCCCGTGGCGGCCGCGGTGCTGCCACCGTGCGCCTGAAGCTCAAGGCCTTGCTGAACAACATGGCGACCGAAGTGGTCTGCCGGGCCGACGACAAGATGGACCAGATCATCCTGGACAAGAAGGAGTGCACCTACTCCTACTTCGCCGATCCCATGTACGTCTGCATGGACAGCGAATACAACCAGTACGAAGTCGAAGCCGAAAACATGGGCGACGCCCTGAACTACCTCGAAGACGGCATGACCGTTGAAGTGGTGTTCTATGACGGCAAGGCCATTTCGGTCGAACTGCCGACCAGCGTCGAGCGCGTGATCACCTGGACCGAACCCGCCGTCAAGGGCGACACGTCCGGCAAGGTGCTCAAGCCCGCCAAGATCGCCACCGGCTTTGAAGTCGCCGTGCCGCTGTTCGTGGCCCAGGACGACAAGATCGAGATCGACACCCGCACCGGCGAATACCGCAAGCGGGTCTGA
- a CDS encoding AEC family transporter: MELLSRIADVIIPVFLIVAVGYGYARRKVPDMAVFNRIALDVLAPVLVYSALASRDFRITEHLPLLIGGTVLILGGGLLAWPVAKLFGAQPRTLVPVVMFNNCGNMGLPLALLAFGPAHFGAAVALFSVSNLFHFSIGARITSASARTRDLLTSPLMIGTALGFFSALTEVRPPDVMLAGFKLLGDALLPMMLFALGVRLTALNRSGLALGLLGALARPLIGLAIAIPLAWALGLEGAARGQLLLFAALPPAVMQFMLADRYHQEPDKVGAMIMLGNALAVVFVPLALAMGL, from the coding sequence ATGGAATTGCTGTCCCGCATCGCCGACGTCATCATCCCGGTCTTCCTGATCGTCGCGGTCGGCTACGGCTACGCGCGGCGCAAGGTGCCGGACATGGCGGTGTTCAACCGCATCGCGCTGGATGTGCTGGCGCCGGTGCTGGTGTATTCGGCGCTGGCGTCCAGGGACTTCCGCATCACCGAACACCTGCCGCTGCTGATCGGTGGCACGGTGCTGATCCTGGGCGGGGGCCTGCTGGCCTGGCCGGTGGCGAAGCTGTTCGGCGCGCAGCCACGCACCCTCGTGCCCGTGGTCATGTTCAACAACTGCGGCAACATGGGCCTGCCGCTCGCCCTGCTGGCCTTTGGCCCGGCGCACTTCGGCGCAGCCGTGGCGCTGTTCTCGGTCAGCAACCTGTTTCACTTCTCGATCGGGGCGCGCATCACCAGCGCCTCGGCGCGCACCCGCGACCTGCTCACCAGCCCGCTGATGATCGGCACCGCGCTGGGCTTCTTCAGCGCACTCACCGAGGTGCGCCCGCCCGATGTGATGCTCGCCGGCTTCAAGCTGCTGGGCGACGCGCTGCTGCCCATGATGCTGTTTGCACTGGGCGTTCGGCTGACCGCGCTGAACCGTTCGGGCCTGGCCCTCGGACTGCTCGGCGCGCTGGCGCGGCCGCTCATCGGCCTGGCCATTGCGATCCCGCTGGCCTGGGCCCTCGGTCTCGAAGGCGCGGCGCGCGGCCAGCTGCTGCTTTTCGCCGCCTTGCCACCCGCCGTGATGCAGTTCATGCTGGCCGACCGCTACCACCAGGAGCCCGACAAGGTGGGTGCGATGATCATGCTGGGCAACGCGCTGGCCGTGGTCTTCGTGCCGCTGGCCCTGGCTATGGGCCTGTGA
- a CDS encoding TIGR00730 family Rossman fold protein: MEATQDLSERRIADAWADLQAHANNGNPLAADAYRMAFADPEFLLRRETRGIRFQLEMLKPDLAQQALGIENTVVVFGSARFREAPEAQAALEQAQAGGDAETIRKAEAILRNAHYYDDARAFGRLVARYSASCPKEDQMFICTGGGPGIMEAANRGAHDEGALNVGLNISLPFEQSGNRFITPQLSFKFHYFALRKMHFMMRAKALVAFPGGFGTLDELFEVITLVQCKKAKPVPIVLFGSAYWKRLIDLDLLVEEGTISPDDLKLFIFVDEPQAAWDQILRFYSLGT, translated from the coding sequence ATGGAAGCCACCCAAGACCTGAGCGAACGGCGCATTGCAGACGCCTGGGCCGACCTGCAGGCCCACGCCAACAACGGCAACCCCCTGGCGGCCGATGCCTACCGCATGGCCTTTGCCGACCCCGAGTTCCTGCTGCGCCGAGAGACGCGCGGCATCCGCTTCCAGCTGGAGATGCTCAAGCCCGATCTCGCCCAGCAGGCGCTGGGCATCGAGAACACCGTCGTGGTGTTCGGCAGCGCCCGCTTCCGGGAGGCGCCCGAGGCGCAGGCCGCGCTCGAACAGGCCCAGGCCGGTGGCGACGCGGAGACCATCCGCAAGGCCGAGGCGATTCTGCGGAACGCGCACTACTACGACGATGCCCGCGCCTTCGGCCGCCTGGTGGCCCGCTACAGCGCCAGCTGCCCGAAGGAAGACCAGATGTTCATCTGCACCGGGGGCGGCCCCGGCATCATGGAAGCGGCCAACCGCGGCGCACACGACGAAGGCGCGCTCAACGTCGGGTTGAACATTTCTCTGCCCTTCGAGCAGTCGGGCAACCGGTTCATCACCCCGCAGCTGAGCTTCAAGTTCCACTACTTCGCGCTGCGCAAGATGCATTTCATGATGCGCGCGAAAGCCCTGGTGGCCTTCCCCGGTGGCTTTGGCACGCTGGACGAGCTGTTCGAGGTGATCACCCTCGTGCAGTGCAAGAAGGCCAAGCCGGTGCCCATCGTACTGTTCGGTTCGGCCTACTGGAAGCGCCTGATCGACCTGGATCTGCTGGTGGAAGAAGGCACGATCTCGCCCGACGACCTGAAGCTCTTCATCTTCGTGGACGAGCCTCAGGCCGCCTGGGACCAGATCCTGCGCTTCTACAGTTTGGGGACTTGA
- a CDS encoding efflux transporter outer membrane subunit, translating into MTSSLTFRRSAMALAVLVLTGCSFIPTHERPAAPVAAVFPGQAANAPAGAELVSWSGFVQDARLRELIALSLQNNRDLRVATLNIEQVRAQYQIRRADQLPTLNLAASGNRQPTADGGMSSTYTAGLAMASWELDFFGRVASLKDAALAQFLASEEARRAAQTSLVAAVASTWLSLQADEELLSLTQSTLATREDSLRLTKLRFDNGANSALDLRQAESLAAAARSTLAQQQRAKSLDLNALTLLVGQTLPAHLLPFGPGATTQAQLSDVPEGLPSDLLNRRADIRQAEQALIAANANIGAARAAFFPRISLTASVGTVSNQLSGLFESGSWGFSLAPQALLPIFDAGRNQANLTVAKVSRDVAVAQYEKAIQTAFREVADALAGRATLGEQLIAQQTQATAEAERFRLADLRYRNGVSSYLDVLDAQRSLFATQQALAQTKLAQQQSQVALYKALGGGWTE; encoded by the coding sequence ATGACTTCTTCTTTGACCTTTCGCCGCAGCGCGATGGCCCTGGCGGTGCTGGTGCTGACCGGCTGTTCCTTCATCCCCACCCACGAGCGCCCCGCTGCGCCGGTGGCGGCGGTGTTCCCCGGCCAGGCCGCCAACGCACCGGCGGGTGCCGAGCTGGTCAGTTGGTCGGGCTTCGTTCAGGACGCCCGCCTGCGCGAGCTGATCGCGCTGTCGCTGCAGAACAACCGCGACTTGCGCGTGGCCACGCTCAACATCGAGCAGGTGCGCGCGCAGTACCAGATCCGCCGCGCCGACCAGCTGCCCACGCTGAACCTGGCCGCCTCCGGCAACCGCCAGCCCACGGCCGATGGCGGCATGAGCAGCACCTACACGGCGGGTCTGGCGATGGCCAGCTGGGAGCTGGACTTCTTTGGTCGGGTGGCGAGCCTGAAAGACGCCGCGCTGGCCCAGTTCCTGGCCAGCGAAGAGGCGCGCCGGGCGGCGCAAACCAGCCTGGTCGCGGCGGTGGCCAGCACCTGGCTGAGCCTGCAGGCCGATGAGGAACTGCTGAGCCTCACGCAAAGCACGCTCGCCACCCGCGAGGACTCGCTGCGCCTGACCAAGCTGCGCTTCGACAACGGCGCCAACTCGGCGCTCGACCTGCGCCAGGCCGAATCGCTGGCCGCCGCCGCGCGCAGCACGCTGGCCCAGCAGCAACGGGCGAAGTCGCTCGATCTGAACGCGCTGACCCTGCTGGTGGGCCAGACCCTGCCAGCGCACCTGCTGCCCTTCGGGCCCGGCGCGACCACCCAGGCACAGCTGAGCGATGTGCCCGAAGGCTTGCCCTCCGACCTGCTCAACCGCCGCGCGGACATCCGGCAGGCCGAACAGGCGCTGATCGCCGCCAACGCCAACATCGGCGCGGCGCGCGCCGCCTTCTTCCCGCGCATCTCGCTCACCGCGAGCGTGGGCACGGTGAGCAACCAGCTCTCGGGCCTGTTTGAAAGCGGCTCCTGGGGTTTCTCGCTGGCGCCCCAGGCGCTGTTGCCGATCTTTGACGCGGGCCGCAACCAGGCCAACCTGACGGTGGCCAAGGTGTCGCGCGACGTGGCCGTGGCGCAGTACGAGAAGGCCATCCAGACCGCGTTCCGTGAGGTCGCCGATGCACTGGCCGGTCGCGCCACGCTGGGCGAACAACTCATCGCCCAGCAGACCCAGGCCACGGCCGAAGCCGAGCGCTTCCGCCTCGCCGACCTGCGTTACCGCAACGGGGTGTCGAGTTACCTGGATGTGCTGGATGCCCAACGCTCGCTGTTCGCCACCCAGCAGGCGCTGGCGCAGACGAAACTGGCCCAGCAGCAGAGCCAGGTGGCCTTGTACAAGGCGCTTGGGGGCGGCTGGACGGAGTAA
- a CDS encoding efflux RND transporter permease subunit produces MAKFFIERPIFAWVIALFIMVLGAVSITQLPIAQYPPVAPPSIVINATYPGASAKTLEDSVLSVIEQEMNGAPGLIYMEAVAQANGTGSITLSFEAGTNPALAQVDVQNRLSRATPRLPSAVTQQGVRVDKANSNFLLFAILSSDDPALDPVALGDYAARSVVPEIQRLPGVGQAQLFGTERAMRIWIDPAKLLGFNLSAADVSNAIRAQNAQVSAGEIGALPNVAGQSIAATVVVNGQLASVEQFGNIVLRASSDGATVRLKDVARIELGAQAYATSARLNGKPSTGIGVQLAPSGNALATAEAVRTKMAELEKFFPKGMTWNIPYDSSKFVKISIQEVAKTLAEAVALVFLVMFLFLQNWRYTLIPTLVVPVALLGTFGGLMALGFSINVLTMFGMVLVIGIVVDDAIVVVENVERIMSEEGLPPLEATRKAMGQISGAIIGVTVVLISVFVPLAFFSGSVGNIYRQFAAVMGMSIAFSAFMALSLTPALCATLLKPVEAGHAHAKTGFFGWFNRGFARTAKGYEGGVGKLLPRAGRTLIIYAAIVAAAAVIYQRLPTSFLPNEDQGNLLVNVQLPPGATQERTLEVMKQVEGFMLQQPEVEGMVGVLGFSFSGQGQNAALAFVTLKDWSERTAPGSDAQSLAGRAFGAFSGIRDAFVFPLSPPPIPELGASSGFSFRLQDRAGQGRDALLAARNQMLGMASQSKLLTQVRPDGLEDAPQLQIDIDRDRANALGVGFDSVSAAIGTALGSSYVNDFPNAGRLQRVVVQADATARMQPEDVLRITVLNSKGQAVPMSAFATTKWVSGPMQTVRYNGYSAMRISGSAAPGVSTGEAMAEMEALAAKLPQGFGFEWTGQSREEKLAGSQAMILYGFAILAVFLALAALYESWSIPLAVVLVVPLGVLGVLLATLLRGYSNDVYFQVGLITIIGLSAKNAILIIEFAKDLQAQGKGVIEAALAAAHLRFRPIVMTSLAFTLGVLPLFLASGAGSASQRAIGTGVIGGMLTGTVLAVVFVPIFFVVVRSFFKGSERQRHHDAEQAAHHGVH; encoded by the coding sequence ATGGCAAAGTTTTTCATCGAGCGCCCCATCTTCGCGTGGGTGATCGCGCTCTTCATCATGGTGCTGGGCGCGGTGTCCATCACGCAGCTGCCCATCGCGCAGTACCCGCCGGTGGCGCCCCCGTCCATCGTCATCAACGCCACCTACCCCGGCGCCTCGGCCAAGACGCTGGAAGACAGCGTGCTCTCGGTCATCGAGCAGGAAATGAACGGCGCGCCTGGCCTGATCTACATGGAAGCCGTGGCGCAGGCCAACGGCACCGGCAGCATCACGCTGAGCTTCGAGGCCGGCACCAACCCGGCCCTGGCCCAGGTGGATGTGCAGAACCGGCTCTCGCGCGCCACACCGCGCCTGCCGTCGGCGGTGACGCAGCAGGGCGTGCGCGTGGACAAGGCCAACAGCAACTTCCTGCTGTTCGCCATCCTGTCCAGCGACGACCCGGCACTGGACCCGGTGGCGCTGGGCGACTACGCCGCGCGCAGCGTGGTGCCGGAAATCCAGCGCCTGCCGGGCGTGGGCCAGGCCCAGCTGTTCGGCACCGAACGCGCCATGCGCATCTGGATCGACCCGGCCAAGCTGCTGGGTTTCAACCTCAGTGCGGCCGACGTGAGCAACGCGATCCGCGCCCAGAACGCGCAGGTCTCAGCCGGTGAGATCGGCGCGCTGCCCAACGTGGCGGGTCAGAGCATCGCGGCGACCGTGGTGGTCAATGGCCAGCTCGCCAGCGTCGAGCAATTCGGGAACATCGTGCTGCGCGCCAGCAGCGACGGTGCGACCGTGCGCCTGAAGGACGTGGCGCGCATCGAACTCGGTGCCCAGGCCTACGCCACGTCGGCGCGCCTGAACGGCAAGCCGTCCACCGGCATCGGCGTGCAGCTCGCTCCCAGTGGCAACGCGCTGGCCACGGCCGAGGCCGTGCGCACCAAGATGGCGGAGCTGGAGAAGTTCTTCCCCAAGGGCATGACCTGGAACATCCCTTACGACAGCTCCAAGTTCGTGAAGATCTCCATCCAGGAGGTGGCCAAGACGCTGGCCGAGGCGGTGGCGCTGGTGTTCCTGGTGATGTTCCTGTTCCTGCAGAACTGGCGCTACACACTGATCCCGACCCTGGTGGTGCCGGTGGCCTTGCTGGGCACGTTCGGCGGTCTGATGGCCCTGGGCTTTTCGATCAACGTGCTGACCATGTTCGGCATGGTGCTGGTGATCGGCATCGTGGTGGACGACGCCATCGTGGTGGTGGAGAACGTCGAACGCATCATGAGCGAGGAGGGCCTGCCGCCGCTGGAGGCCACGCGCAAGGCAATGGGCCAGATCTCGGGCGCCATCATCGGCGTGACCGTGGTGCTCATCTCGGTGTTCGTGCCGCTGGCCTTCTTCAGCGGTTCGGTGGGCAACATCTACCGCCAGTTCGCGGCGGTGATGGGCATGTCCATCGCCTTCTCCGCCTTCATGGCGCTGTCGCTCACGCCCGCGCTGTGCGCCACGCTGCTCAAGCCGGTGGAGGCGGGCCACGCCCACGCCAAGACCGGGTTCTTCGGCTGGTTCAACCGTGGCTTCGCGCGCACGGCCAAGGGCTACGAAGGCGGTGTGGGCAAGCTGCTGCCGCGCGCTGGCCGCACGCTGATCATCTACGCGGCCATCGTCGCGGCGGCGGCGGTGATCTACCAGCGCCTGCCCACGTCCTTCCTGCCCAACGAGGACCAGGGCAACCTGCTGGTGAACGTGCAGCTGCCGCCGGGTGCCACGCAAGAGCGCACGCTGGAAGTGATGAAGCAGGTCGAAGGCTTCATGCTCCAGCAACCGGAGGTCGAGGGCATGGTCGGCGTGCTGGGCTTCAGCTTTTCGGGCCAGGGCCAGAACGCGGCGCTCGCTTTCGTGACGCTGAAAGACTGGTCCGAGCGCACCGCGCCGGGCAGCGACGCGCAGTCGTTGGCGGGGCGGGCCTTCGGGGCGTTCTCCGGCATCCGCGATGCGTTCGTCTTCCCGCTCAGCCCGCCGCCGATTCCCGAGCTGGGCGCCTCCTCGGGCTTCAGCTTCCGCCTGCAGGACCGCGCCGGCCAGGGCCGCGACGCGCTGCTCGCGGCGCGCAACCAGATGCTGGGCATGGCCTCGCAGAGCAAACTGCTCACGCAGGTCCGCCCCGACGGCCTGGAAGACGCGCCCCAGCTGCAGATCGACATCGACCGCGACCGCGCCAACGCGCTGGGCGTGGGTTTTGACAGCGTCAGCGCCGCCATCGGCACCGCGCTGGGGTCCAGCTACGTGAACGACTTCCCCAACGCCGGGCGCCTGCAGCGCGTGGTGGTGCAGGCGGACGCCACGGCGCGCATGCAGCCCGAAGACGTGTTGCGCATCACCGTGCTCAACAGCAAGGGCCAGGCGGTGCCGATGTCGGCCTTTGCCACCACGAAGTGGGTCTCGGGTCCGATGCAGACCGTGCGCTACAACGGTTATTCCGCCATGCGCATCAGCGGCAGCGCCGCGCCGGGCGTGAGCACCGGCGAGGCCATGGCCGAGATGGAGGCGCTGGCGGCCAAGCTGCCACAGGGCTTCGGCTTCGAGTGGACCGGCCAGTCGCGCGAAGAAAAGCTCGCCGGCTCGCAGGCCATGATCCTCTACGGCTTCGCGATCCTGGCGGTGTTCCTCGCGCTGGCAGCGTTGTACGAGAGCTGGTCCATCCCGCTGGCGGTGGTGCTGGTGGTGCCGCTGGGCGTGCTCGGTGTGCTGCTGGCCACGCTGTTGCGCGGCTACTCGAACGACGTGTACTTCCAGGTCGGCCTGATCACGATCATCGGCCTCTCGGCGAAGAACGCGATCCTGATCATCGAGTTCGCGAAAGACCTGCAGGCGCAGGGCAAGGGTGTGATCGAAGCGGCGCTGGCCGCCGCCCACCTGCGCTTCCGCCCCATCGTCATGACCTCTCTGGCGTTCACGCTGGGGGTGCTGCCGCTGTTCCTGGCCTCGGGCGCCGGCTCGGCCAGCCAGCGCGCCATCGGCACCGGCGTGATCGGTGGCATGCTGACCGGCACGGTGCTGGCGGTGGTGTTCGTGCCGATCTTCTTCGTCGTCGTCCGCAGCTTCTTCAAGGGCAGCGAGCGCCAGCGTCATCACGATGCCGAACAGGCCGCGCACCATGGGGTGCATTGA
- a CDS encoding efflux RND transporter periplasmic adaptor subunit: MPATTPSFSRRPTASSMTTVRLRQALVLLPLLAALAACGQADAPAAAGGAPGGGMPAPEVGVVTVTPGDVGLQTELPGRLEASRVAQVRARAAGIVQQQLFREGSDVKAGQALFRIDAAPYQATLQSAQASLARAEANLANTKAVADRYKPLVAENAISQQEFTTAVAAQKSAEADVAAARAAVRTAGINLNYASVTAPISGRIGRALVTEGALVGQGEATALAVIQQVDPLYVNFTQSATEAMRLKRAMEAGQLKGAGNGAAAVRVVLDDGSEYAKPGKLLFSDLTVDATTGQVTLRAEVPNPGGALLPGLYVRVRLEQATASDAIQLPQQAVTRSAQGDTVSVVGADGKIEQRKVKVGGQQGGQWVVMDGLKAGEQVMVDGFQKLQMMPPGTPVKAVPWTPPGAAPAAAPAAPAGAPAAGTPPAAETKPAAAPAPAAAK; this comes from the coding sequence ATGCCCGCAACCACCCCATCTTTCTCGCGGCGCCCGACGGCGTCGTCCATGACCACCGTGCGCCTGCGCCAGGCCCTGGTGCTGCTGCCGCTGTTGGCGGCCCTGGCGGCCTGTGGCCAGGCCGACGCCCCGGCGGCGGCTGGTGGTGCACCGGGCGGGGGCATGCCGGCACCGGAAGTGGGCGTGGTGACGGTCACCCCGGGTGACGTGGGCCTGCAGACCGAGTTGCCTGGCCGCCTGGAGGCCTCGCGCGTGGCGCAGGTGCGGGCACGCGCGGCGGGCATCGTGCAGCAGCAGCTGTTCCGCGAGGGCAGCGACGTGAAAGCCGGTCAGGCGCTGTTCCGCATCGATGCCGCCCCGTACCAGGCCACGCTGCAGAGCGCGCAGGCCTCGCTGGCCCGTGCCGAAGCCAACCTGGCCAACACCAAGGCGGTCGCCGACCGCTACAAGCCGCTGGTGGCCGAAAACGCCATCAGCCAGCAGGAGTTCACCACCGCCGTGGCGGCACAGAAATCCGCCGAAGCCGACGTCGCGGCGGCCCGTGCCGCCGTGCGCACGGCGGGCATCAACCTCAATTACGCGAGCGTGACCGCGCCGATCTCGGGCCGCATCGGCCGCGCGCTGGTGACCGAGGGTGCGCTGGTGGGACAGGGCGAGGCCACGGCGCTCGCCGTGATCCAGCAGGTGGACCCGCTCTACGTGAACTTCACCCAGTCGGCCACGGAAGCCATGCGCCTCAAGCGCGCGATGGAAGCCGGTCAGCTCAAGGGCGCGGGCAACGGTGCGGCCGCCGTGCGCGTGGTGCTGGACGACGGCAGCGAGTATGCCAAGCCCGGCAAGCTGCTGTTTTCCGATCTGACGGTGGACGCCACCACCGGCCAGGTGACGCTGCGCGCCGAGGTGCCCAACCCCGGCGGTGCGCTGCTGCCGGGCCTGTACGTGCGCGTGCGCCTGGAACAGGCGACCGCCAGCGACGCGATCCAGCTGCCGCAGCAGGCGGTGACCCGCTCGGCCCAGGGCGACACGGTGTCGGTGGTGGGTGCGGACGGCAAGATCGAGCAGCGCAAGGTGAAGGTCGGCGGCCAGCAAGGCGGCCAGTGGGTCGTCATGGACGGCCTGAAAGCCGGCGAGCAGGTGATGGTGGACGGCTTCCAGAAGCTGCAGATGATGCCGCCCGGCACGCCGGTGAAAGCGGTGCCATGGACGCCGCCGGGCGCAGCGCCCGCAGCGGCGCCTGCCGCACCCGCGGGTGCTCCAGCGGCAGGCACACCGCCAGCCGCTGAAACCAAGCCCGCAGCAGCCCCCGCTCCGGCAGCGGCCAAGTAA
- a CDS encoding TetR family transcriptional regulator — MVRRTKADAEATRHSLLDAAEQLFQARGVSRTSLNDIATAAGTTRGAIYWHFKDKADLFNAMMERVTLPLEESMACAGANARVSDDPLHILRDSLKEALHKTATDEQTRRVFEIATHQVEYNDEMHAVRERHLQVRNDCVKQTAQVLQAAAHKQGLKLAMPFSSAALGMHVIADGLIQNWLLEPGAFDLQKAGRQTIDTYLSGLGFALKPGHPSPPKPVQSA, encoded by the coding sequence ATGGTCCGCCGCACCAAGGCCGATGCCGAAGCCACCCGCCACTCGCTCCTGGACGCAGCCGAACAGCTGTTTCAGGCGCGTGGCGTTTCGCGCACCTCGCTCAACGACATCGCCACCGCCGCCGGCACCACGCGCGGCGCGATCTACTGGCACTTCAAGGACAAGGCCGACCTGTTCAACGCGATGATGGAACGTGTCACCCTGCCGCTGGAAGAGTCCATGGCCTGCGCCGGTGCCAACGCCCGCGTGTCCGACGATCCGCTGCACATTCTGCGCGATTCGCTCAAGGAAGCGCTGCACAAGACCGCCACCGACGAGCAGACGCGCCGCGTGTTCGAGATCGCGACGCACCAGGTGGAATACAACGACGAGATGCACGCGGTGCGCGAACGCCATCTGCAGGTGCGCAACGACTGTGTGAAGCAGACCGCGCAGGTGCTGCAGGCGGCGGCACACAAACAGGGCCTGAAACTCGCCATGCCCTTCTCTTCCGCTGCGCTGGGCATGCACGTCATCGCTGACGGCTTGATCCAGAACTGGCTGCTCGAGCCCGGCGCCTTCGACCTGCAGAAAGCGGGCCGGCAAACCATCGACACCTACCTCAGTGGCCTGGGCTTTGCATTGAAACCGGGCCACCCTTCACCCCCAAAACCGGTCCAGAGCGCCTGA
- a CDS encoding Na+/H+ antiporter subunit G, giving the protein MNPLIEWTAAAVIVIAAFFLLVGAIGLVRLPDFYMRLHAPTKASTLGVGGVLIASMLVAAAQGRPGIAELLITLFVFVTAPVSANLLAQAALHLKLPSRAPAPVDAVPERSPD; this is encoded by the coding sequence ATGAACCCCTTGATCGAATGGACCGCTGCCGCCGTGATCGTGATCGCGGCGTTCTTTCTGCTGGTGGGCGCCATCGGCCTGGTGCGCCTGCCCGACTTCTACATGCGCCTGCATGCACCGACCAAGGCGTCCACGCTGGGCGTGGGCGGGGTGCTGATCGCGTCGATGCTGGTGGCTGCCGCGCAGGGCCGTCCGGGCATCGCCGAGTTGCTCATCACGCTGTTCGTGTTCGTGACCGCACCGGTGTCCGCGAACCTGCTGGCGCAGGCAGCCCTGCACCTGAAGCTGCCATCGCGCGCGCCGGCGCCGGTCGACGCGGTGCCCGAGCGGTCCCCCGACTGA
- a CDS encoding K+/H+ antiporter subunit F, with product MNVLDMALNIGIAAVTLAVLLCAVRLLRGPSATDRVLALDTLYMNAVALIVLLGIRWNTALLFEGALLVAMLGFASTVALARYLSRGDVVE from the coding sequence ATGAATGTGCTCGACATGGCGCTGAACATCGGTATCGCTGCGGTGACGCTGGCTGTGCTGCTGTGCGCGGTGCGGCTGCTGCGCGGACCGAGCGCCACCGATCGCGTGCTCGCACTGGACACGCTCTACATGAACGCGGTGGCGCTCATCGTGCTGTTGGGCATCCGCTGGAACACGGCACTGCTGTTCGAAGGTGCGCTGCTGGTGGCGATGCTGGGTTTTGCCTCCACCGTGGCGCTGGCCCGCTACCTCAGCCGCGGCGACGTGGTGGAATGA